The sequence GGCCGGGAGCGGCGCGCCGCCGAGCAGCTGGCGCAGCTGCGCGAGGTGGCTGGTGATGCTGTCGCGCTGGCGGGTCAGCTCGTCGACCTGACGCTGGGCGATGGAGCGGGTCCGCTCGGACTCGGTCTTGGCGTCGCTGACGATCGACTCGGCGCTCGACTTCGCCTCGGAGACGAGCTGGTCGGCGTTCTTGCGCGCGTTGGCGAGCAGCTGCTTGGCGTGGGTGTCCGCCTCGCGCCGGGTCTGCTCGGCCTGCTGGGTGGCCTTGGTGGCGCGCTGCTCGGCGGTGGCCGCGCGCTGCTCGGCCTCGGAGACCAGCTTCTGCGTGTTGGCCTGCGCGGTGGCGTGGCGCTCGGCCTCCTGGCGCTCGGCCTCCTCGCGGCGGGCGGCGAGCTGGATCTCGAACTCGGCCTCGTCCTGGGCGCGCTTGGCCTCGGACTCCTCCAGGACCCGCTGGGCCTGGGCGCGCATCTCGTCCGCCTGACGCTTGGCGGTGGTGAGGACCTCGTCGCGCTCGCGCTTGGTCGAGGCGCGGAGCTGGGCGACCTCGCGCTCGGTGGTGGTGCGGAGCTTGGCGATCTCGCGCTCGGCGTCCGCGCGCTTCTCGGCCACCTCGTGGTCGGCGGTGGCCCGCAGCTTGGCGACCTCGCGCTCGGTGGTGGCGGTCAGCTCGTCGGCCTCACGGCGAGCGGTCGAGCGGATCTCCTCGGCCTCGCGCTCGGCGGTGGTGCGCATGTCGTCGGCCTCGCGGGTGGCGAGGGCGCGCTTCTCGGCCGCCTCGTTCTCCGCGGCGGCGCGCAGGTCGGCGGCGTCGACCTTGGACGCGGCCTTGATCTCGTTCGCCTCGGACCGGGCGGCCTGGACCAGCTCGGTGGCCTGCTCCTCGGCGAGACGGAGCAACTGCTCGATCCGCGCACCAAGGCCAGAGTACGTCGGACGCTCCTGCTCCTGCAGCTGACGCTGGGAGTCGGATAGGTCACGCTGCAGGCCCTGAACCTGTTCGCGGGACTGGCGCAACTCGTTGTCGACCTGCTTCAGATGGTCATGGACCTGGTGCCGGTCATAGCCACGGAGCACCACGTCGAATTCCCGAGCGGGGGCGTCTTCAAAGAAGTTGTTGAGCTGTGCGTCGATGTCGGACTGCATGGAGGCTCGATCCTGGGTTGTCGAGACGGCTACACGGGCCGGACGGGGGATTTCGGACATCCGAGGCGGGAGCCGTGGCGGGATCCACGTCCGGTGGTAGGCCAGCGTACTCTGGTGTTGCCGTGTTGGAGGTCCCCTCCGACTTTCTGCGTGACTTGTTACGTATGAACCTTTCTTGCATTTGACATAAGGCTCGGTCAGTGCTCTTGGGCTTGAACGAGCTCCGTCAGCATTCCCCCCACATCCTTGGGATGCAAGAAGGCGATGGAGGACCCCATCGAGCCGTGCCGAGGCTTCTCGTCGAGCAGTCTGACGCCCTTGCTCCCAATTTCTCTCATGGCCTCTGTCACATCCGGGACGCCGAACGCGACATGGTGGACCCCCTCCCCGCGCTTGGCGAGGAACTTACCGACCGGGGTGTCGGGGCCGAGCGGTTCGAGGAGCTGGATGTAGGAGCCGCCGCCGTTGCCGTCGGCGATGTGCAGCATCGCCTCCTTGACGCCCTGCTCCTCGTTGATCTCGCGTGCCACCACGGTGAGCTCGAAGGTCCGCTCGAAGAGCGCGATCTTCTCCTCAAGGTCGTGGCAGGCGATTCCCACATGGTCGATGCGCATGAACATAGGGTCGGCCTCCATGGCGGTTGCTCGGGTGCTCATGGGTATGGTGGCAAAGTCGCCCCAAGTCCCGCCAGGGAGGCCCCTTTTATGTCTGGTTCCGTCATCGTCGCCGGAGCTCGCACCCCCATCGGCCGGTTGCTCGGCTCGCTGGCCGGCCTGTCGGCCGTCGAGCTCGGCGGCATCGCCATCAAGGCCGCGCTGGAGCGCTCCGGCGTCGCCCCCGAGTCCGTGCAGTACGTGATCATGGGCCAGGTCCTCCAGGCCGGAGCGGGTCAGATCCCCTCCCGCCAGGCGGCCGTCAAGGCCGGGATCCCGATGACCGTGCCGTCGCTGACGATCAACAAGGTCTGCCTGTCCGGGCTGGACGCCATCGCCTTGGCCGACCAGCTCATCAGGGCGGGCGAGTTCGACGTCGTGGTCGCCGGCGGCATGGAGTCCATGTCGAACGCCCCCCACCTGCTGCCCGGCCTGCGCAGGGGAGTGAAGTACGGCGACGCCGGCATCGTGGACTCGATGGCCTTCGACGGCCTGACCGACGCCTACGACCAGGTGTCCATGGGCGAGTCCACCGAGCGGCACAACGCGCGCCTCGGCCTGACCCGCGAGGAGCAGGACGCGTTCTCCGCCCGTTCCCACGAGCTCGCCGCCGCCGCGATCAAGAACGGCGTGCTCGACGACGAGATCGTTCCGGTGCCGGTCCCGCAGCGCAAGGGGGAGCCGGTGATGTTCGCCGCCGACGAGGGCGTGCGCGGCGACACCACGGTCGAGACCCTGGGACGGCTGCGGCCGGCCTTCAGCAAGGACGGCACCATCACCGCCGGGTCCGCCTCGCAGATCTCCGACGGCGCCTGCGCGGTGGTCGTGATGTCCAAGGCCAAGGCCGAGGAACTGGGCCTGGAGTGGCTGGCGGAGATCGGCGCGCACGGCAACGTGGCCGGGCCCGACAACTCGCTCCAGTCCCAGCCCGCCAACGCGATCAAGCACGCCCTCGGCAAGCAGGGGCTCTCGGTCGAGGACCTCGACCTGCTGGAGATCAACGAGGCCTTCGCCCAGGTCGTCCTCCAGTCGGCCAAGGACCTCGGCGTCCCGCTCGACAAGGTCAACGTCAACGGCGGCGGCATCGCCGTCGGCCATCCGATCGGCGCCTCCGGCGCCCGCATCGTCCTCGCCCTCGCCCACGAGCTCAGGCGCCGGGGCGGCGGGCTCGGTGCCGCGGGCCTGTGCGGCGGCGGCGGCCAGGGCGATGCGCTGATCATCCGGGTCCCCTCGGCCTGACCGTGGAGGGCCCCGGCGTGGCTGCCGGGGGCGGCCCGCCCCCGGCCGTGGACGTCCCCGATCTGGTGGCGCGGGCACGGGACGGGCAGCCCCGCGCGGTGGCGAGGCTGATCTCCATGGTGGAGAACGGCTCCCCGCTGCTCCGGGAGATCACGGCGCTGCTCTGCGCGGGCCGGCCGTACCGGGCCCGGGTCATCGGGCTCACCGGCTCCCCCGGGGTGGGCAAGTCCACCTCCACCGGGATGCTGGTCCGGGCGTTCCGCGAGCGGGGCAGGAAGGTCGGTGTCCTCGCGGTGGACCCGTCCTCGCCGTTCACCGGCGGGGCCCTGCTCGGCGACCGGGTGCGCATGCAGGACCACGCCACCGATCCGGGGGTGTTCATCCGGTCGATGGCCAGCCGCGGCCACCTCGGCGGCCTGGCCTGGGCCACGCCCCAGGCGCTGCGCGTCCTGGACGCCGCCGGCTGCGAGGTCATCCTCGTCGAGACCGTCGGGGTCGGCCAGGCCGAGGTGGAGATCGCCTCGCTGGCCGACACCACCGTCGTGCTGCTCGCCCCGGGCATGGGCGACGGCGTCCAGGCGGCCAAGGCGGGCATCCTGGAGATCGCCGACGTGTTCGTGGTGAACAAGGCCGACCGCGACGGGGCCCAGGCGGCCATCCGCGAGCTCCGAAACATGACCGCGCTGGTCGAGCGGGCCTGGAGGCCGCCGATCGTGCCGACCGTGGCCTACCGGGGAGAGGGGGCCGGAGAGGTGGTCGGCGCCCTCGACGAGCACCTGGCCCACCTTGAGAAGTCGGGCGAGCTCGGACGCCGCCGCCATGCCAGGGCCCGGGACGAGATCGAGGCCATCGCGCTGACCGCTCTCCGCTCCCGCTTCGCCGACCTCCACGGCGACCAGCGCCTGGACGCCCTCGCCACCCGTGTCCTGGACGCCGATCTCGACCCCTACCGGGCCGCCGACGAGCTGCTGGCGGCCCTTGGATGAGCCGGTGTCATGGTCGCGGCACGGAGAGGACGAACATTCCTGGCCGCGACAGCGCATAAGTCGTTCTCGCTCTGGGTAAAAAGGTGAATCGCTTGTTCGGCCGGTCGGAAATGGGCGCCCGGACAAGGGCCGGAATCGTGACTCCGTGAAGCGGCGGTCGGAACACGATGGGTTTACCCGCTTGGCGGTGGCGGAGTCAGGGCGGTGCCGATGAGAAACGCTCCGGCCTCACGGATAACGGCAGGCATATGTCCGTGCCGGTGACGGCGTTCATACGGAATCCCGTCACGGCCGGCATCCACAAAGGCCGCGCCGAGCGCCGCGGCGGCGGGCGACCGCGGGCCCGGTCGCGGGCGCGGCGGCTACGGCTCGTCGGCGAACTTGACGGTCACCTTCTCGAAACCGAGGGTGGTCAGCATGCCCTGGAGCATGCTCTTGGTGTTCTGGTCGGCCCGGTTGCGCAGGTCGCTGGCCTGCGCGGCTTCGGCGATCTTCTTCTCGGCCAGCACGTAGAGCTCCTGCTGGTCGGCGGGGGAGGAGGACAGGAAGTCCTCGACCCGGTCGAACAGGCCGCGCTGCTGCGCGTAGACGTAGGAGCGCTTGTTGTCGAGGTTGGGCTTCTCGAGCTGCGCGCGCGGCAGCTTCACCGTCACCTCTCTGCGGTCGGGCGAGACGGTCAGCGCGCCCTTGGCCAGGCCGCCGAAGTCGACGTAGGCGTCGACGCCGCCCGCGCCCACGAAGAGCGTGCGGCTGCCCTTGACCGCGTCGGGCAGGAAGGCGGCGTCCCTCTCCAGGTCCACGACGACCTGGAAGTTGCCGGTGGCCGCCTCGAAGCGGCTGAGGTTGTGAATGGACTGCAGCAGCACGGGCTGGCTGCGGTCGATCGTGGTCTCGCCGAACGGGTTCAGCCACGACCAGGTCAGGCGGACGCCCACGACGAGGAGGACCACGACGACGAGCAGTCCCGCGAGGAAGCGCCAGCGGCGCCGGCGAGGCGCCGAGGGGGCCTCGGGCGGTGCTTCTAGGGGGGCTTTCACGGCGGTCTCCTTCCCTCGGCGGCCGCTTTCTCACGCCGAACCTGTGCTGATCTTGTCAGCCGCGGGACCGTACTTCCGTCCTCGGCCTGCCGGCCGGGGCGTCCCTCGGGACGAAGGGCGGGACCGAGGCGGCGGAGGGCGCGGTGGCGGGCGCCGGGTAGGGCGGCACGACCTGCGAGTCCGGCGCGCCCCGCCCGATCTCGGCGCCCTGGCCGGTCTGGCTGATCTGCCCCGGCACCGCAGGCCGCCCTGTCTGCCCGGTCTCGCCGACCTGGCCGCCGAAGTGAGTGC comes from Streptosporangium roseum DSM 43021 and encodes:
- a CDS encoding DivIVA domain-containing protein, which encodes MQSDIDAQLNNFFEDAPAREFDVVLRGYDRHQVHDHLKQVDNELRQSREQVQGLQRDLSDSQRQLQEQERPTYSGLGARIEQLLRLAEEQATELVQAARSEANEIKAASKVDAADLRAAAENEAAEKRALATREADDMRTTAEREAEEIRSTARREADELTATTEREVAKLRATADHEVAEKRADAEREIAKLRTTTEREVAQLRASTKRERDEVLTTAKRQADEMRAQAQRVLEESEAKRAQDEAEFEIQLAARREEAERQEAERHATAQANTQKLVSEAEQRAATAEQRATKATQQAEQTRREADTHAKQLLANARKNADQLVSEAKSSAESIVSDAKTESERTRSIAQRQVDELTRQRDSITSHLAQLRQLLGGAPLPAADPEPAIAAAPVKPAIPAANGSEKPAPAPAPAKAETKDDDAEWWQE
- the mce gene encoding methylmalonyl-CoA epimerase; protein product: MFMRIDHVGIACHDLEEKIALFERTFELTVVAREINEEQGVKEAMLHIADGNGGGSYIQLLEPLGPDTPVGKFLAKRGEGVHHVAFGVPDVTEAMREIGSKGVRLLDEKPRHGSMGSSIAFLHPKDVGGMLTELVQAQEH
- a CDS encoding acetyl-CoA C-acetyltransferase — translated: MSGSVIVAGARTPIGRLLGSLAGLSAVELGGIAIKAALERSGVAPESVQYVIMGQVLQAGAGQIPSRQAAVKAGIPMTVPSLTINKVCLSGLDAIALADQLIRAGEFDVVVAGGMESMSNAPHLLPGLRRGVKYGDAGIVDSMAFDGLTDAYDQVSMGESTERHNARLGLTREEQDAFSARSHELAAAAIKNGVLDDEIVPVPVPQRKGEPVMFAADEGVRGDTTVETLGRLRPAFSKDGTITAGSASQISDGACAVVVMSKAKAEELGLEWLAEIGAHGNVAGPDNSLQSQPANAIKHALGKQGLSVEDLDLLEINEAFAQVVLQSAKDLGVPLDKVNVNGGGIAVGHPIGASGARIVLALAHELRRRGGGLGAAGLCGGGGQGDALIIRVPSA
- the meaB gene encoding methylmalonyl Co-A mutase-associated GTPase MeaB encodes the protein MDVPDLVARARDGQPRAVARLISMVENGSPLLREITALLCAGRPYRARVIGLTGSPGVGKSTSTGMLVRAFRERGRKVGVLAVDPSSPFTGGALLGDRVRMQDHATDPGVFIRSMASRGHLGGLAWATPQALRVLDAAGCEVILVETVGVGQAEVEIASLADTTVVLLAPGMGDGVQAAKAGILEIADVFVVNKADRDGAQAAIRELRNMTALVERAWRPPIVPTVAYRGEGAGEVVGALDEHLAHLEKSGELGRRRHARARDEIEAIALTALRSRFADLHGDQRLDALATRVLDADLDPYRAADELLAALG
- a CDS encoding DUF4230 domain-containing protein, whose product is MKAPLEAPPEAPSAPRRRRWRFLAGLLVVVVLLVVGVRLTWSWLNPFGETTIDRSQPVLLQSIHNLSRFEAATGNFQVVVDLERDAAFLPDAVKGSRTLFVGAGGVDAYVDFGGLAKGALTVSPDRREVTVKLPRAQLEKPNLDNKRSYVYAQQRGLFDRVEDFLSSSPADQQELYVLAEKKIAEAAQASDLRNRADQNTKSMLQGMLTTLGFEKVTVKFADEP